The following nucleotide sequence is from Anopheles stephensi strain Indian chromosome 3, UCI_ANSTEP_V1.0, whole genome shotgun sequence.
AAGTCCGTACTGCCAGTCGCAGCGGTGGAAGCGAGCGAAGTCGTCCCGGAGGCTGTTGTGGCCGTTGCCGAAGAGAAGCCAGCCGTCGCTGAGCAGGAAGTTGCCGCTGTTGAATCGCTCCGTACTGTTGAGGTGCCGGAAGTTGCTGCCGTTGAAGCCGTCGAGAAGGTGGCCGAAGTTGTCGCTGCCGTTGAGCCCGTAGAGGAGAAGGTTGTCGCCCCGGTTGAGTCGCTCCGTTCCGTTGCTCCGGTTGTCCCGGTGGAAGAACCCGTCGCTGCCGTCGCTGCTACCGAGGAAAAGGTCGTAGAGGCTGTCGAAGAGAAGGTTGTCGCTCCGGTTGAATCTCTGCGCCAAGCTGCCCCGGTCGAAGCCGTCAACGAGCCAGCGGTCGTAGTGGTCgaggaggagaagaaggaGGAAGTTGCCGTCGTGGAGAAGGAAGCCGTCGTTGCCCCAGCTGTTAAGGCCGTCGTTGTACCGGAAGTGGTCGAGAACGTGGAAAAGCAGGAAGCTCCAGTTGCCGTCGAAGAACCGGCGGGCGTTGTCAAGTCCGTCCCGATTGCGGAAGATCTCGTCCCGGTGAAGGAAGTCGAGGCCGAACCACACCAGGCTCTGCGCGGCAATGAGGTACGTCAGGAGACCGGTAGCTCCACCACCCGTCCCAATCTGCTCCAACAGATCATTCAGCCGGTGAACAACTTCATCCAGGCGACTCCGCTCGGACAAGTGTTGAACCGCCCGTCGAACACTCCGGCCGCTGCTGCGGCTCCTGCCGCCGAAAACGCCGAAGTCGCTCAGGATGAGTCGGCCCCGGCCGGTACGACTGCCGCCCCCAACCTAGTCCAGCAGCTTGCCCAGAACGTGCAGAACTTCTTCAACCCGAACGCGGTGAACGCCAACGCTGAGGCCGAATCGACGACCCGGCCCAACATTATCCAGCAGGTCCAGAATGCCGTCGGTTCGGTGTTTAACCGACCGGCCACCAACtcggaacagcagcagcagcaacagcccaACCCGATCCAGAATATCGTCCAGGGTGTGCAGAACTTCTTCCGGCCGACCACCGCCCCAGCACAGGCCAGCCCGTCCGAGGGCGCTGCTCCCGCCGATACGCCCCAGGACACGCCCGCTGCCTAAAGGTGCCTAGGTGTTAGGTAAACTCCACAGCCATAAGCGTGCAGACGCGTTCCACAAGGACGAGCGGTGGTgaattcctttctttttctaaGGAATTTAACCACCCCGCAAGACTTTCCTTTTCCCATTCTTACAcacacgagagagagagagcgagagagagacatatCTACGACACACAGAAAAGCAAGAGCCAGCAACCGTGCTACGTGCCAGGATGGGTTCCGGAAGATCCGGATGAACGATCAGGATGATGTGGCCTTTTTCctaacttatttatttaaacgCATGCAAAACCTCCACCCAAGCAATGTTCACCGGGACATTGCCGACATTTGGGGACTGGACAAGGTTTTTGAGGGCTGCAAAGGGAAGAGGTAGCAAACAGTACCGGAGGACTGGCACGAAAGACGGCTGGTttcttgattttatttttatatctcTTAATTTATTGCATTGTGATTCTCAGCGGTAGGAAGATATGGAAGAAAACttttaagaaaaacacacactcacacaaacacaacgatCAGGAATGAGTgagacagagagcgagagattgGACACCAGCGATGGTTGGAGCAGGAGGGAAGATTCACGATGAGAAGACGACGAGATGGGAAGATTGTTCAGGGCATGCTAGATTGCATAACACACAGAAGCACACAGGAGGCGTTGCAACAATGTACGCCGAGAGCCAGCCAAGGTTTATATAcgaatgagaaagaaaaaaaatgtatgaaaacaaaaaaattaataaaatgtataaaaatttgtaaaaaaaatgtcttaAGTCTACTTcaggtttttcttcttctatatcTGCAAATTCTAAATGTCTTGAGCAGCTTCGTTGCAAGGTTCGTCGCTTCTTCACCGATTCTTGCTTCTCGGCCACTGCCGGATCAAGCGTGTGGAATGGCCGCAAGCACGAATCTAATTTATCCACACCGCACGATCTTAGAAATTACCGCACTAAAACGGAACGGCAAATAATTGCAACACTCGCCATTGCAACACGATCCGGtccggtctgtgtgtgtgtgtgtgtcgtcttCGACCAGAGGGCGAATGCCCTCACGGCAGcaccggacggacggacggtcggtttttcttttgcgcttTTCCATCTACGGTCACACCAAACGGCCCATTTGGCTGTTGGGCAGAAACGACCGACGACGAGACAACACGAGCGGACCAATAAATTGATTCCTCCCCGGGAACACACCCGGGACATCCTCAACTTCCACTTCCCATGTTTTTCCCTGGAATGGCCCGCGAGTTGCCATTCTTGCGCACAGAAGCCAAAGGGGGTCTTCCAGATGCGCAAAATGGTTTCTGTTGGTGGTACTCAGACAACAGGGCAGAGGCATTGTTGGATGCTTGCGCATGTAACGATGGCAATCGCGGGTATGGGCGAGTCAAGGTCAAGTTCAAGTTCAACGAAAGTGCCCTCTGGCGAAGAAGCGGCAATTGCTGCTCTGTGCTCCTCTGTTCGGTCTTAACCAAGTGGGGAGCGCTTTTCTCATTGGCTTCTTCATGGAGAGGACAGAGTTCTTGCAAGATAAGGTATATAACATAGTGTGTCTTGTAAGAAAACAGTCTATCTAAACCCcaagaaaaatgttaaaaggTGGACAAGATTCTCCCTTTTACTCGATCGCTCCAAGTAAAAGGGATTTATGTCCTACGCTCATTACAACTCGCACAGGCCTCAACATATTGTCTTGACATGCAATTCTGCCCGATGTCCGCTGATCCGCTAGCAAATCGTCCTGTCAGGCACATAGTCCATCCTCTAGCGAAACACGTTACATCCCGCTTAGTGCTGCTTCTTGCTGCATAATGCTCCACTCGTCTAGAACTCCATTTCACTGTCCGGGCGTATCCAGAGCGGGCGACGACGCCCAACCACAACGCGAACGGGGAAACAAAACGGACACGGGGCAGCATAAATAATCAATTGCCTGGTCCGACCGTCGTCGTATCCTTTCGCCCGGTCCGCTTTCCAATTCTGCAAATTGCTATCGTCTGTCTATTGCCCCGTGTGCGAATGGACAGGTTTCCCTtccaggtggtggtggtggtggtgtttgccacccttttttttcgccttcaCCCGAACCACATCCGCCGGTTGTAAATTATATCTTCAATATCTCTACCCCAGTCAGTCCTCGACAATGACCCGGCACGACGACCGTTGCTTGCGGAGCGAAACCACGCATTAGGGACTCGGGCACTCTTgtggcatacacacacacacagttaggAGGTAAGAAGGTTTGCGAAAAACGGACACACAGAACCAACGATGCCTTAGATGGACCCAACCCCGAACCCGTGTTTAGACATCGATCCGGTACTCTCGGAAGGGACTTGATTGTTCGCGTGATGCACTCGTTCTCGGCTCGGGAACGATCCCCATGGTGTGGCGGCCATTGCTGGCGATCACATAATAATATAATTGGCTGCGAACGTGCGGGATGATGCCGGGAAGCGGACGGGATGGGATTTTTGCAAAGATTTATAGGAGTAAGTTAATGAACCTCGGATGgctccggtgtgtgtgtgtgaggctgGACGCGTTTCGCAGGCAAACAAGACGGCGAATCTTCTACTTCCCCGCAGCTGACACAGGATCGTTAACTCTACCCGCAAGATGAACAGAACAGATTATGAGCTGCAGGTACGGTGTGGTAGGACAAGCCGCTGGAACGAGCAAGGTGTTGCCCGGGACACGTGTCATATGCGCGTACATTCAACGCACCCTTAGAGCTGGTGCCGAGATTTATGTGGGCTAGCTCGGGTGGGGGAAAAAGGCTGTAATGCTGCATTCGATCCTAGACCCCATGGGGCAGCAAGCGTTAGCCTCATCATCAGTCTTCTGCCCTCCTAGATGCTAGATAAACGAGAATTTTATTAAGCCTTGTCAATCAACCTTCCTTCACACTCTTGCTTGCTCCCGCTATCGAGATCCTCCTGTCCGGTTTTAATTGCACAACAAGCCGATCGGCCGAAACGAGCTAAAGAAgcaataattaatttacattgtGGCCGTTGGTCGGACGGTTCAACCATCGCAGGATGTCAGTATCCGTTCGATAATGCGAAAACCCCCGTGCACGCGGATCACCCCTTTTCGATTTCCGATGAACGAAAGTTTCGCTGAGGTTAATGCACTTTACCCTTCGGTTTGTTTGGCGAAAGTTCCGCTTCGTTTCCGCTTTCGGGAAGCCCGGGTGAGATCTCCGGTGTCCTGGGAGGGAttgcgatttttttattttaaacgaaaCACCCCAAAAAGCAACCCCTGTTTTGCTCAATAAATGATCGCTGATTTGAATTAAGCAACCAGATCACCTTAAAACTCACCACCGCATGAATTAAACATGTCTGTGCCGAGCAGGTCCGACTCCGAGAGCGAATCCCAATTGGATGCCGTTTGGGcgatttcgatttcgtttGACTACTTTCTTCCGAATCGAACGCAGGGCCGATGCCTGTGCACGATCGATCCCGGTTGAATGCTATTTATGGTGCGTGAAACTGAACGTAATCGTCTCCGCTAAAATGTATTCTAGAGTTACGCATGATCTTCCAAGCACTGTGGAGCATGATCACGCATGATCGAACCAAAATTTCGCGCGTGAAAAAAACCGGTTCTACCACCCAACCACGGATGATCTCGATGCCGACCCCGGATACCGGGTGGAACGTACATGcgtcaaaaaaacaaaaaatcccccacCCGTTGGTGAAAACGGTTGGGGAACGTACCAAGATGGAGCGTGCGCGCAGACCCAAATCATACAAATCAACAAACGAACCAAAATGAAATCAATCGGCGCCTCGGTGGGTTtcctcttctgcttcttctcaCTGGTCGGCTGttaaatgagaaagaaagttATTTGCATATCTTATTCGTAACCGTTGTTGCTCACCACATTCACCCTGAGAGTTCGAACGACAGCTTGGGATGGATGAAATCTTCTGCGACCGCGATCCGAATATTCGGGGGATCGATAGTGTTGCTGGCGCACAACAATTCGGATGTGTCGTGAAAGGTGCAATATGTTAACAGTACTGTCTGCACAAACAAGACAACATTGTGACAACAGTTGTAATTTGCAGAGCGAGAGTGTGCTCTGTGCTtcgtttactttatgtatacATGGGATCGGTGTATAGCTTAAACCACATTTAAAAATCTACCCTAAAAACTACACCGGCTTACAACGTTAAGGAACTCTTCAAAAAAACACCCGTTACTGGAATCGTTCACAAATTGATCGCATCGCTTGTACTTGCTTAGCTTAATAGCCTAAATAGCTCCCCCGGCTGCCCTCATCCCTCCCCCTGCCTCCCTACAGTAAGTCCTTAATGCAGTTTAGCACATAGTTAAAGATGCTTTCCTGCGGTACCTCACCGTTCAGCACGTAAATATCCTTCCGACCCTTAAACTCACGGTAGTGCTTCTCGTACATCGGCCACACGCACATCTCGAAGTACCCGACCACATCCGGCGGATCGTACACGCGCTGCATACGCCGCGCATAGCACCGCTCGTACGGCAGATGGATGTGAAACTTTACGCTGCACAGATCGCGCGTAAACGAATGGTTAAACAGCAGGAAgccttccagcagcagcacgtttATCTTAATGCTCATGCTTTGGTACGATTCGTTCTTTGATTTCTTAATTAAATTCGTCGTCCTGCTGCCGGTACCGTTTTCATCGTATTTGGCGAGAAAGTTGCTCAGGAAATGGTCCGCAAACAGATTGTACTCGTCCATCATCTGCTCCACCTGCTCGCCCATCTCGCTGTCGGCCTCGGTCTGCCGCAGCTGGTGGCAGTTGTACAGGATAAACTTTTGTCCCAGCACCTTCATAATGTCCTGACACATCCGGTCCATATCGAGCGACGACAGTATCTCCCAGTTGATGTGGTTCAGCTTCTGGACCATCTCGTGCCGTGGACTATCGACCGGCAGGAAGTAGTCATCCTGGCACAGGGCAACGACCTTGTTTAGGATCAGATTTTCCTTGAAGAATACTTTGTTTTGGTGA
It contains:
- the LOC118509012 gene encoding probable serine/threonine-protein kinase kinX; its protein translation is MRQLLLICALACAVGGVLSASLTRVGREDAVAVPAAEEVMIVAEPAELKRAEIPVAVEEAVVAAAAPATAEQTVEPVESQSIAEPVAEVAEPVAVVAEAVADAVVPESEVVQAVEQAVDAAEQQTKFVPESEVAPVAAVAVAEQEPAAVESLRSVEPVAEVAEPVVAVVENVAAPVEETVQVVEPVESLRSVAPVAEVAEPVAVVVAEEAEKKTEESQPEAVVPAVKTVAEVILDKAEEKVVEEAVAAKETEVAPVESLKSVEPAVEVSEPVAVVVPVVGEVAEKQEEQVVPQVKSVLPVAAVEASEVVPEAVVAVAEEKPAVAEQEVAAVESLRTVEVPEVAAVEAVEKVAEVVAAVEPVEEKVVAPVESLRSVAPVVPVEEPVAAVAATEEKVVEAVEEKVVAPVESLRQAAPVEAVNEPAVVVVEEEKKEEVAVVEKEAVVAPAVKAVVVPEVVENVEKQEAPVAVEEPAGVVKSVPIAEDLVPVKEVEAEPHQALRGNEVRQETGSSTTRPNLLQQIIQPVNNFIQATPLGQVLNRPSNTPAAAAAPAAENAEVAQDESAPAGTTAAPNLVQQLAQNVQNFFNPNAVNANAEAESTTRPNIIQQVQNAVGSVFNRPATNSEQQQQQQPNPIQNIVQGVQNFFRPTTAPAQASPSEGAAPADTPQDTPAA
- the LOC118514625 gene encoding nicotinamide riboside kinase 1, whose product is METWLVIGISGVTNGGKTTLAKSLESYFQAHQNKVFFKENLILNKVVALCQDDYFLPVDSPRHEMVQKLNHINWEILSSLDMDRMCQDIMKVLGQKFILYNCHQLRQTEADSEMGEQVEQMMDEYNLFADHFLSNFLAKYDENGTGSRTTNLIKKSKNESYQSMSIKINVLLLEGFLLFNHSFTRDLCSVKFHIHLPYERCYARRMQRVYDPPDVVGYFEMCVWPMYEKHYREFKGRKDIYVLNGEVPQESIFNYVLNCIKDLL